A genomic region of Chitinimonas arctica contains the following coding sequences:
- the amaB gene encoding L-piperidine-6-carboxylate dehydrogenase: MSLPLDLIADLRLSDLAAEPLWPSALVAGAAHYADADSRIMRSPIDAAILGHFVPATAGLANHAVEAAHGAFLKWRCVPAPLRGELVRCIGNKIRLRKTALARLITLEAGKICSEAEGEVQECIDICDFAVGLARQLHGLTIASERPKHRMMEQWQPLGAVGIITSFNFPMAVWAWNAMLGLVCGDAVVWKPSEKAPLCAIALQRLVEEAIDEMNDTIPAHVCQLILGEHEAGERIASHPLLPLISATGSSRMGRVVAQTVAARLGRVLLELGGNNALIVTPSANLDMALQAIVFAAVGTAGQRCTTLRRLIVHESLIDQFAERLVQGFDNVPIGHPSDDGVLLGPLIDADAYWAMQQALQAAEQQGGQRLTGGQRVEQGVPLNGFYVRPALIRVAGNLDIVREETFAPILYLMPYAELDDAIELNNAVSQGLSSAIFTDSVREAEAFLGPAGSDCGIANVNIGTSGAEIGAAFGGEKDTGGGREAGSDAWKNYMRRTTNTINYGSELTLAQGVRFTL; the protein is encoded by the coding sequence ATGAGCCTGCCGCTCGATCTGATCGCCGACCTGCGTTTGTCCGACCTGGCCGCCGAGCCCTTGTGGCCGTCGGCCCTGGTCGCCGGCGCCGCCCACTATGCCGATGCGGACAGCCGCATCATGCGTTCACCTATCGATGCGGCGATTCTGGGCCATTTCGTCCCCGCCACGGCAGGCTTGGCCAATCATGCGGTGGAAGCCGCCCACGGCGCATTCCTCAAGTGGCGCTGTGTGCCGGCCCCCTTGCGCGGCGAATTGGTGCGCTGCATAGGCAACAAGATTCGTTTGCGCAAAACCGCCCTTGCCCGGCTGATTACCCTGGAGGCCGGCAAAATTTGCAGCGAGGCGGAAGGCGAAGTGCAGGAATGCATCGATATCTGCGACTTCGCCGTCGGCCTGGCGCGCCAGTTGCACGGCCTGACCATCGCCAGCGAGCGTCCCAAGCATCGCATGATGGAACAATGGCAGCCGCTGGGCGCGGTGGGCATTATCACGTCCTTCAATTTCCCCATGGCGGTCTGGGCCTGGAATGCCATGCTGGGCCTGGTCTGCGGCGACGCCGTCGTCTGGAAGCCGTCCGAGAAAGCCCCGCTCTGTGCGATCGCCCTGCAGCGGCTGGTCGAAGAGGCCATAGACGAGATGAACGACACCATCCCCGCCCATGTATGCCAGTTGATACTGGGCGAGCACGAGGCAGGAGAGCGGATCGCTTCCCACCCCTTGTTGCCCCTGATATCGGCAACCGGTTCGAGCCGAATGGGCCGCGTCGTGGCGCAAACGGTAGCGGCCAGGCTGGGACGCGTGCTATTGGAGCTTGGCGGCAACAATGCCCTGATCGTCACTCCCAGTGCCAATCTCGATATGGCGCTGCAGGCCATTGTATTTGCCGCCGTCGGCACGGCAGGCCAGCGCTGCACCACGCTGCGCAGGCTGATCGTCCACGAGAGCCTGATCGACCAATTCGCCGAGCGCCTGGTCCAGGGTTTCGACAATGTCCCGATCGGTCACCCCAGCGATGACGGTGTTCTGCTGGGTCCGCTGATCGATGCGGATGCCTATTGGGCCATGCAGCAAGCGCTACAGGCAGCGGAGCAACAAGGTGGCCAGCGTCTCACCGGCGGCCAGCGGGTGGAGCAGGGTGTACCGCTCAATGGCTTCTATGTCCGGCCAGCCCTGATACGGGTGGCGGGCAATCTCGATATCGTTCGCGAAGAGACCTTCGCCCCCATCCTCTATTTGATGCCCTATGCGGAACTGGATGACGCCATCGAATTGAACAATGCCGTCAGCCAAGGCCTCAGCTCCGCCATCTTTACCGATAGCGTACGCGAAGCGGAAGCCTTCCTCGGGCCGGCCGGCTCGGACTGCGGTATCGCCAACGTCAATATCGGCACCAGTGGCGCCGAAATCGGTGCGGCCTTCGGCGGCGAAAAGGACACCGGCGGCGGCCGCGAGGCGGGCTCCGATGCCTGGAAAAACTATATGCGCCGCACCACCAATACCATCAATTACGGCAGCGAACTGACACTGGCACAGGGGGTGCGGTTCACGCTGTAG
- a CDS encoding PepSY domain-containing protein — MHAAIPALIAACLASAAWAAPECTNEPRNRWMSEDSMRARLKADGYVVKKFKVVRHCYEIYGTDKSGRKVEIYLNPVTGQAVKIRVDG; from the coding sequence ATGCACGCTGCCATTCCCGCCTTGATCGCCGCTTGTCTGGCCAGTGCCGCATGGGCTGCGCCGGAATGCACGAACGAGCCGCGGAATCGCTGGATGAGCGAGGATTCCATGCGGGCCAGGCTCAAGGCGGATGGCTACGTAGTCAAGAAATTCAAGGTGGTAAGACACTGCTATGAAATCTACGGCACGGACAAGTCCGGCCGCAAGGTGGAGATCTACCTGAACCCGGTAACGGGGCAAGCGGTCAAGATCCGCGTCGATGGCTGA
- a CDS encoding phosphatase PAP2 family protein, whose protein sequence is MSALPKRAWESMLLLAVALCLVFSLTALDYRLADGYYQSGQGFAGRGNWWLDTFSHVWLKRAAITVLALAWLRVLAGRLSPRWRPGSRRWLAAALAMTTAPALVATLKPLSGVQCPWDLQRYGGAALDHIYWFSGQLGVARGGCFPAGHATSGFGLFGLALLWLGRDRKVAWIVGLSVFAYGAALGWGQQMRGAHFLSHTLWSAWVCWAVCLAVFYWLRPDRETN, encoded by the coding sequence ATGAGCGCCTTGCCGAAGCGGGCTTGGGAATCAATGCTGCTGTTGGCTGTCGCACTCTGCCTGGTGTTTTCGCTGACCGCTTTGGACTATCGGCTCGCCGACGGCTATTACCAGTCTGGGCAAGGTTTTGCCGGGCGCGGCAACTGGTGGTTGGATACCTTTAGCCATGTCTGGCTGAAGCGGGCCGCCATCACGGTCTTGGCGCTGGCCTGGCTACGCGTGCTGGCGGGGCGTCTGTCGCCGCGCTGGCGGCCAGGCAGCAGGCGGTGGCTGGCGGCTGCGCTGGCCATGACAACGGCGCCGGCGCTGGTGGCTACGCTCAAGCCGCTCAGCGGTGTGCAGTGTCCCTGGGATCTACAGCGCTATGGTGGTGCGGCCCTGGACCATATCTATTGGTTCAGCGGGCAATTGGGCGTGGCCCGTGGCGGTTGTTTTCCGGCTGGCCACGCGACCAGCGGCTTCGGCCTGTTCGGCCTGGCCTTGCTCTGGCTGGGGCGCGATCGCAAGGTGGCCTGGATTGTCGGGCTCAGCGTATTCGCCTATGGCGCGGCGCTTGGCTGGGGACAGCAAATGCGCGGGGCGCATTTTCTATCGCATACGCTTTGGTCCGCCTGGGTATGTTGGGCGGTATGCCTGGCGGTGTTCTACTGGCTACGGCCGGATCGTGAGACAAATTGA
- a CDS encoding response regulator translates to MRILLVEDDALLGDGLRAGLSQSGFTVDWVRDGMAADAALATETFAAVVLDWNLPRRDGLSLLKVLRSRRNASPVLMLTARDALEDRIAGLDAGADDYLVKPVAIAELAARLRALARRAAGRCEPLFRHGELTLDPALRRTTLGDKALELSMREFDLLALLIAQPGRPLSREQIENALYGWGEEVESNAIEVHVHHLRKKLGSDWIKTLRGVGYVLDPAKG, encoded by the coding sequence ATGCGCATACTGCTGGTGGAAGATGATGCCCTGCTGGGCGACGGCTTGCGTGCCGGCTTGAGCCAGTCCGGTTTTACGGTGGATTGGGTACGCGACGGCATGGCGGCCGATGCCGCCTTGGCGACCGAGACTTTTGCCGCCGTCGTGCTGGACTGGAACCTGCCACGCCGTGACGGGCTATCCCTGTTGAAAGTGCTGCGCAGCCGGCGCAACGCCAGCCCGGTACTGATGTTGACCGCTCGCGATGCGCTGGAGGACAGGATCGCCGGGCTGGATGCCGGCGCCGACGACTACCTGGTCAAACCGGTCGCCATCGCCGAATTGGCCGCCCGTCTGCGCGCCTTGGCCCGCCGTGCCGCCGGCCGTTGCGAGCCGCTGTTCCGCCATGGCGAGCTGACCCTGGACCCCGCCCTGCGCCGTACCACGCTGGGCGACAAGGCCTTGGAACTCTCCATGCGTGAATTCGACCTGTTGGCCCTGCTGATCGCCCAACCGGGTCGTCCCTTGTCGCGCGAGCAGATCGAAAACGCGCTTTACGGCTGGGGTGAGGAAGTGGAAAGCAATGCCATCGAGGTCCATGTCCATCATTTACGCAAGAAGCTGGGTAGCGACTGGATAAAGACCTTGCGCGGGGTGGGCTATGTACTCGACCCGGCCAAGGGTTAG
- a CDS encoding ATP-binding protein — MYSTRPRVSRDRNVPRKSLRRRLIVLTLGVLAPVWLALALGAYVFMLREVDKLFDQQLEHVAATLFTLDLAHIKAAVDAPGFHSFDDEDPFVVYVWSSDGTQLFRSEFAPRLPYSHDAPRFQTLGTPEGRWRVMRVKDPDSGNWLVVARPSHERTVLARDLAASLAVPWFVSLVLMVALVWLAVGRGLAPLYDLSRQVAGRKPDDLSPVAAVATPREAQPLVDEINLLLARVDAALEQERRFTADASHELRTPLAAIRAQVEVAVGEDDAVARQHALGQALTGVVAASRLIDQLLTLARLDHLDAVPDAGRCDLLQLAREELVDCTRVALLKDIELSLDGETCQLHGSPGLLRLALRNLFDNAIAHTPRGGTVTVRLSREGDEICLSVRDSGEGVPEGLLERLGERFFRAGESRPGSGLGLSILRRIASLHGARVRFTSPGGLQVGVYFPLAMAQAIYTVQG; from the coding sequence ATGTACTCGACCCGGCCAAGGGTTAGCCGCGACCGCAATGTGCCGCGCAAGTCGCTGCGGCGACGGCTGATCGTATTGACCTTGGGCGTGCTGGCGCCCGTCTGGCTGGCGCTGGCCCTGGGCGCCTATGTATTTATGCTGCGGGAAGTGGACAAGCTGTTCGACCAGCAGCTAGAACATGTCGCCGCCACGCTGTTTACCCTGGACCTGGCGCATATCAAGGCCGCGGTCGATGCGCCCGGCTTTCATTCCTTTGACGATGAAGATCCCTTTGTCGTGTATGTGTGGTCCAGCGACGGCACGCAGTTGTTCCGCAGCGAGTTCGCCCCCAGGCTGCCCTATAGCCACGACGCCCCGCGCTTCCAGACGCTGGGCACCCCGGAGGGACGCTGGCGGGTGATGCGGGTGAAGGATCCCGATAGCGGCAATTGGCTGGTGGTGGCGCGGCCCTCGCACGAGCGCACGGTATTGGCGCGCGATCTGGCCGCCAGCCTGGCCGTGCCCTGGTTCGTTTCCCTGGTGCTGATGGTCGCCCTGGTCTGGCTGGCGGTCGGGCGCGGGCTGGCGCCCTTGTATGATTTGTCGCGCCAGGTTGCCGGCCGCAAACCGGACGATCTTTCCCCGGTTGCCGCCGTGGCCACCCCGCGGGAAGCGCAGCCGTTGGTGGACGAGATCAACCTGCTGCTGGCGCGGGTCGATGCCGCGCTGGAGCAGGAACGGCGGTTTACCGCCGATGCCTCGCACGAGCTGCGCACGCCGCTGGCCGCCATTCGCGCCCAGGTGGAGGTGGCGGTCGGCGAGGACGATGCCGTGGCGCGCCAGCATGCCTTGGGGCAAGCATTGACTGGCGTGGTGGCGGCATCGCGCCTGATCGATCAATTGCTGACGCTGGCCCGCCTGGATCACCTGGATGCGGTCCCCGATGCGGGGCGGTGCGACCTGCTGCAGCTCGCCCGCGAAGAGTTGGTCGATTGCACCCGCGTGGCTTTGCTGAAAGATATCGAACTTTCATTGGACGGCGAGACCTGCCAACTGCATGGCTCGCCCGGCCTGCTGCGCCTGGCCCTGCGCAATCTCTTCGACAATGCCATTGCCCATACGCCGCGCGGCGGTACCGTAACGGTGCGCCTGTCCCGCGAGGGTGACGAGATCTGCCTGTCGGTGCGGGATAGCGGCGAAGGCGTTCCGGAAGGCTTGCTGGAGCGTTTGGGCGAACGCTTCTTCCGGGCGGGAGAGAGCAGGCCCGGCAGCGGCCTGGGCTTGTCCATCTTGCGCAGGATAGCCAGCCTGCATGGCGCCAGGGTGAGATTCACCAGTCCGGGAGGGCTGCAGGTAGGTGTGTATTTCCCCTTGGCGATGGCGCAGGCGATATACACAGTCCAAGGCTAA
- a CDS encoding MarC family protein, whose product MAYDLVEFIKSILLVLTALIPILNPPGVAPIFLAYTQGSSERERKAIAKRIAINGLFMLLGAMFVGTYLLKFFGISLEVVKVGGGLVVATAGWRLLEAEDHSMEQSQTTPAERNNLKRAFFPLTFPFTIGPGSISVAITLGVALRSRGGIDALNLAGGVIGIVLVCLTVYYCYRFANRLLDRLGETGITVFLRLSAFILLCIGVQIFWNGASELLRGLISGV is encoded by the coding sequence ATGGCCTACGACTTGGTCGAATTCATCAAGAGCATCCTCTTGGTGCTCACCGCCTTGATTCCCATCCTCAATCCTCCCGGTGTCGCCCCCATCTTTCTCGCTTACACCCAAGGCAGCAGCGAGCGGGAGCGCAAGGCCATCGCCAAGCGTATCGCCATCAACGGCCTATTCATGCTGCTGGGCGCCATGTTCGTGGGGACCTATCTGCTTAAATTCTTCGGCATCTCGCTTGAAGTGGTCAAGGTAGGCGGCGGTCTGGTGGTGGCTACCGCCGGCTGGCGTTTGCTGGAAGCCGAGGACCACAGCATGGAACAAAGCCAGACCACGCCGGCCGAACGCAATAATCTGAAGCGCGCCTTCTTTCCGCTGACTTTTCCCTTCACGATCGGACCGGGATCGATTTCGGTGGCGATCACCCTGGGGGTAGCGCTACGCAGTCGCGGCGGTATCGATGCCTTGAACCTGGCCGGTGGCGTCATCGGCATCGTGCTGGTCTGTCTGACGGTGTATTACTGTTACCGTTTCGCCAACCGGCTACTCGATCGCCTGGGCGAGACCGGCATTACCGTCTTCCTGCGGTTGTCCGCCTTTATCCTGTTGTGTATCGGGGTGCAGATTTTCTGGAACGGGGCCTCCGAACTGCTGCGAGGCTTGATTAGCGGCGTCTGA